In Triticum aestivum cultivar Chinese Spring chromosome 5B, IWGSC CS RefSeq v2.1, whole genome shotgun sequence, the following proteins share a genomic window:
- the LOC123116001 gene encoding dof zinc finger protein 3, with translation MEEVFPSNSKSKAGQMAGEATAAAEKKPRPKPEQKVECPRCKSGNTKFCYYNNYSMSQPRYFCKACRRYWTHGGSLRNVPIGGGCRKPKRSGTSDAHKLGVASSSEHTAVMPPSTCTGINFANVLPTFMSAGFEIPRSLSLTTFGSSSSSNTTAVMSPGGTTSFLDVLRGGTGGLLDGNLGQNNGYYYGGSRSGIGMLMTPPAASFGIPGPMQQHGDLMVGGNGIGAATASIFQGGTGEEGDDGIGAMMGLQWQPHVGNGGGGGVVSGGVHHLGTGNNVTMGNNNINNNNNNGSHSDDNTGGSSRDCYWINNGGSNPWQSLLNSSSLM, from the coding sequence ATGGAGGAAGTGTTTCCGTCAAACTCCAAGAGCAAGGCTGGTCAGATGGCGGGGGAGGCGACAGCGGCGGCGGAGAAGAAGCCTCGGCCAAAGCCAGAGCAGAAGGTGGAATGCCCTCGGTGCAAGTCTGGCAACACCAAGTTCTGCTACTACAACAACTATAGTATGTCTCAGCCCCGCTACTTCTGCAAGGCCTGCCGCCGCTACTGGACCCATGGTGGGTCCCTCCGTAACGTCCCCATCGGTGGTGGCTGCCGCAAGCCCAAGCGCTCGGGGACCTCCGACGCCCACAAGCTCGGCGTGGCCTCCTCGTCGGAACACACGGCTGTCATGCCCCCCTCGACCTGCACAGGGATAAACTTTGCCAATGTCCTCCCGACGTTTATGTCTGCTGGTTTTGAGATTCCAAGAAGCCTTTCCCTGACCACCTTTGGGTCATCGTCGTCGTCCAACACGACGGCTGTGATGTCCCCTGGTGGGACGACGTCCTTTCTAGACGTGCTGAGAGGGGGAACAGGAGGGCTTCTTGATGGCAACCTCGGTCAGAACAATGGCTACTACTATGGTGGGTCTAGATCAGGCATTGGGATGCTGATGACGCCGCCAGCGGCGTCATTTGGCATTCCAGGTCCAATGCAGCAGCATGGCGATCTCATGGTTGGTGGAAATGGAATAGGTGCCGCAACTGCTTCAATATTTCAGGGGGGCACTGGTGAGGAAGGAGATGACGGCATAGGGGCCATGATGGGGCTCCAATGGCAGCCACATGTTGGtaatggtggaggtggtggtgttgTATCAGGAGGCGTGCATCACCTTGGGACTGGGAACAATGTGACGATGGGCAACAACAACATAAACAACAATAACAATAATGGCAGCCACAGTGATGACAACACTGGTGGGTCATCGAGGGATTGCTACTGGATCAATAATGGAGGATCGAACCCATGGCAAAGCCTCCTCAATAGCAGCTCCCTGATGTAA